The genomic interval CTGCCGCAAACTGTCCAGCGCCGGGCCGCTCAAGGTGGAGAGAATGATGCCTGCGGTCGCCGGCAGTTCTTCGGGCAGCCAAGACAAGCCGGCAAGCTGGGTGGTGGGATCGAATTGGTTGATGGCGTCGAGGAGAATCACGACGCGTTTCTTGGCGGATGCCTGTTGGAGGATTTCAGCAAACGTCGCCCGGAGTTTCTCCGGGTCTTCCGGTATCTCCGCCGCCAGCGCGGCACCGGTCACCAATTCGTGGCACAACCGCCGCAATGTCCGCCTCACATCGGTCGAACCGGGACTGGCCCCCACGAAATGCGGAATCACCAAGTCCTGCGGGTGGGCTTCCCGGTAATCCTGGCAGAACTTGCCCAGCAACGCCGATTTCCCGCTGCCCGCTTCGCCCGACAGGCACAGATAACCATTCCCGCCCGTGCTTTCGGCGTGTTGCCGGAGTTCGTTCCAGACCGGCTGGCGGCTGCCCAGCACGAAGCGTTGGACTCGTTCCTCGATGAACGCCTCCATCGCCGCGTTCTCTTCGGTGAACTCGTCCGGCTTCTCCCCGGTCGCCGGGCCGAACTCCTGGTCAATGCTCTGCTTGAGATCCGCGCAAACCCTGTCGCCAAACTCATTCAGCCTGATCAGCCGTCGGGATTGTTCATCCCACTGCGCCCGATAGATAAACGGCTGGAGACCGGCCGCGGTGATGGCGGTCTTTAGTTCGGCTAAGGCATCAGCGCCATGGCTGCCGGCCGGCTCGCGACACTCTCCCGGTGCAGCCTCGACCATCGCTGCGGTGGCTGACGGATCGCGGAAATAGAAGTAGGCGAAGCCGCGACTCGTGAGGTCGCGATCCAGCACTCCATAATGGACCTCATCGGCCGTAATGGAGCGGGTCTTACCGGGTGGCACCCAGCCGTACCGTCCACCGAGCATGCAGAGGAACCGGGGCCGACATTCGTCCACGATTTCGCGACAGACCGAAAGCGCATCCTGTTCCGAGGTCACGCCCCAACGCAGGTCCACATCCACGAGATGAATGCGCCGCTGTAGCAGTTCCTGCCGCAATTTGGGGAAAACGAACCGCACGAGATGATCCCGTTCCGCCTGCATGTCCCGGAACGTTGATGAAATAAAAACTCGAACCGTTCGCCAAGCGGCAGTCATGGTTCCTTACCCTCAATCGCCAATGCTTCGGTCCGGCACCTGTCCCTACCAATCACTCCGTCCGCATCGTCTTCTTGCGGTTGCCATGAAACGAGCATAGCTTACACGGATGTTCAAAATCATCGTTCTAGCACTCGTTTCGGCCTTCCGCTCCCGGCAACGGCTCGCTTTGGAGAACGCCTCCCTCCGCCGCCAGATCGAGGGCCTGCGGCGAAACACAAGTCGTCCCCTGGCGGGCACGGCCATGCATCATCTCTGCGTGTCGCGATTCGCCATTCCTACCTGAACTCAAATCACTCCTGCATGCTGCGAGCGCGCCGGAGGGCAGGGCTTGCGTCAGGCGAGGGATGAGCTCCGATCTGCTCCCGGAGCCGGGCGTCCATGAAGCCGGCGAACGGCTTCAAGTGCAAGTACAGTGCGGCGAACGAAATGACCGTTCTGAAGGCCGGTGGATTATGCAGAAAACAGTCGACCAGAGCCCTCCAGTAGGGACCGCAGACTTCCGGGTCGCGGATACCCAGGCGCCAGCTGATACGCAGGAAGGACTGGATATCGCGCCACAAGCGGGGGAGCACATTGGGGAGTCTGTCCGGTATGGGATCGAGCGTGCGCGCCATGCGGCGTACCCGGCCGAAGAAGCTCGCCGGATGATAGATCGACCTGAGAACCGCCCGGTAATCCCGGAGAATGTCCGAGCGGGGACGCAGGGTATCGAAATTTAAGCCCGACGTGCACTGATCGGCATCGTCGTCTGTCGCCAGGCGGTCGGAATCGGCGTGAAGCCGGCCCTCTTGGTGCAATCGCCGGGAAAGCTGGGTGTTCGGCAACGCATACAGAAGGCCTACCATGCAGATAGGGATGGCCATCTCCTCGATGCACTGGGTCATCGCCTGAGCCACGGAATCCGTCTCCGCATCGAATCCGATGATGAAACCTGCGTTCACGAAGATGCCAGCCCGATAGATTTTGTAGATGCTTTCGGCAAAATCCCTGCCCGCGTTCTGCCTCTTCTTGACGCTTAGCAGCGTCCGGGTGTCGGGGGTCTCGACGCCAATGAAGATGGCGAAAAATCCACTCCGGCGCATCAGGCCCAGTATCTCGTCGCTGTCCGCCAAATTCAGGCTCGTGTTGGCCGAGAACGCAAATGGATGGCCCCTGCGCTCGTTCCAGCCACAGAGCGCCACCAGGAACGGCCGGACGATCTTCTGACTTCCAATAAGGTTGTCATCGACGAAATCGACGTGCCCGCGGTAACCGAGCTCGTAAAGAGCGTCCAGCTCGCGGAACATCTGCTCGTTGGTCTTGAAGCGGGGGACGCGCCCGTTCAGCTCGATGATGTTGCAGAACTCGCAATTGAAAGGACAGCCGCGCGAGTACTGCACCCCGACGTTCATGTAATGCTGGAGCTTGAGCAGATCGAAGCGGGGCGGCGGCGAGCCATGGAGGCTCGGAAAGGTCCGCGAGACAAAGATGCCGCGCCGATCGCCCCGGCGCCAGGCCGCCAGGAAATCGGCCATGATCTCCTCGGCCTCGCCGAGAATCCGGAACTCCACTTCCTCGTACACGGACGGA from bacterium carries:
- a CDS encoding B12-binding domain-containing radical SAM protein encodes the protein MVFPRFSPNSFWNYWETCAVAGRRYSATPLGLITVAALLPEEWSVRLVDRNIEELPDGDLEWADLVMIGSMLPQQADTKQVIALAHARNRPVVLGGPDVTCSPSVYEEVEFRILGEAEEIMADFLAAWRRGDRRGIFVSRTFPSLHGSPPPRFDLLKLQHYMNVGVQYSRGCPFNCEFCNIIELNGRVPRFKTNEQMFRELDALYELGYRGHVDFVDDNLIGSQKIVRPFLVALCGWNERRGHPFAFSANTSLNLADSDEILGLMRRSGFFAIFIGVETPDTRTLLSVKKRQNAGRDFAESIYKIYRAGIFVNAGFIIGFDAETDSVAQAMTQCIEEMAIPICMVGLLYALPNTQLSRRLHQEGRLHADSDRLATDDDADQCTSGLNFDTLRPRSDILRDYRAVLRSIYHPASFFGRVRRMARTLDPIPDRLPNVLPRLWRDIQSFLRISWRLGIRDPEVCGPYWRALVDCFLHNPPAFRTVISFAALYLHLKPFAGFMDARLREQIGAHPSPDASPALRRARSMQE